Proteins encoded within one genomic window of Sphingomonas sp. KRR8:
- the nusG gene encoding transcription termination/antitermination protein NusG yields the protein MSRWYIIHAYSGFENKVRESIMSEAKRLGLEQLVESVEVPTEKVTEIRRGKKVTSDRKFFPGYVLAKLGMNDDVYHLVKNTPKVTGFLGPNGKPQAISEAEAARILNTKEEAAAAAPKQKVSVDYEIGDAVKVLDGPFASFNGVVEELDFDRGRVKVGVSIFGRATPVELEFEQVELVK from the coding sequence ATGTCCCGCTGGTACATCATTCACGCTTACTCCGGCTTCGAGAACAAGGTCCGCGAGTCGATCATGTCCGAAGCGAAGCGCCTCGGCCTCGAGCAGCTCGTCGAATCGGTTGAGGTTCCGACCGAGAAGGTGACCGAGATCCGCCGCGGGAAGAAGGTCACCAGCGACCGCAAGTTCTTCCCCGGCTACGTGCTCGCCAAGCTGGGCATGAACGACGACGTCTATCACCTGGTGAAGAACACCCCCAAGGTGACCGGCTTCCTCGGCCCCAACGGCAAGCCGCAGGCGATCAGCGAGGCGGAAGCCGCCCGCATCCTCAACACCAAGGAAGAAGCCGCCGCCGCTGCGCCCAAGCAGAAGGTCAGCGTCGACTATGAGATCGGCGATGCGGTGAAGGTGCTGGACGGTCCGTTCGCCAGCTTCAACGGCGTGGTCGAGGAACTCGATTTCGACCGCGGCCGGGTCAAGGTGGGCGTTTCCATCTTCGGTCGCGCCACCCCGGTCGAGCTCGAATTCGAGCAAGTTGAACTGGTTAAGTAA
- a CDS encoding outer membrane beta-barrel protein: MKRILLATALGAAFLASPAAARDGSPYVGIEGGVLFAKKAHANTFVDYTTTQTPITNPLFVGPADVTYNNAYSFKNKRGIDADAIVGYDFGMFRLEGELGYKRTRVKSLNVDPAFVTGLNTALNRPATAGDPVVPGNPALTAGSFSLNERTRVLSGMVNGLVDFGSDNVNFYVGGGAGRARVKFAGIKDSAWAFQGIAGVRFALSDNIDLGLKYRYFRTGRLNIVDDTTAALAGNADATTVLVNGVATPIVRTTNAVVTTDFNNRFVSHSLLASLIFNFGAPREAAPPPPPPPPPPPPPPPAPATQTCPDGSVVLATDTCPAPPPPPPPPPPAPERG, encoded by the coding sequence ATGAAGCGCATCCTATTGGCGACCGCACTCGGTGCGGCGTTCCTGGCCAGCCCGGCCGCAGCTCGCGACGGCAGCCCATACGTCGGCATCGAAGGCGGCGTGCTGTTCGCGAAGAAGGCTCATGCCAACACCTTCGTCGACTACACCACGACGCAGACGCCGATCACGAACCCGCTGTTCGTTGGCCCGGCCGACGTCACCTACAACAACGCTTATTCGTTCAAGAACAAGCGCGGCATCGATGCCGACGCCATCGTCGGTTACGACTTCGGCATGTTCCGCCTCGAAGGTGAGCTTGGCTACAAGCGCACCCGGGTGAAGAGCCTGAACGTTGATCCGGCGTTTGTCACCGGCCTCAACACCGCGCTGAACCGCCCGGCCACCGCCGGCGATCCCGTCGTTCCGGGCAACCCCGCCCTGACCGCCGGCAGCTTCTCGCTGAACGAGCGCACCCGGGTGCTCTCGGGCATGGTCAACGGGCTGGTCGATTTCGGCAGCGACAACGTCAACTTCTACGTTGGCGGTGGTGCTGGCCGGGCGCGCGTGAAGTTCGCGGGCATCAAGGACTCGGCCTGGGCGTTCCAGGGCATCGCGGGCGTGCGTTTCGCGCTTAGCGACAACATCGATCTGGGCCTGAAGTATCGCTACTTCCGGACCGGTCGCCTGAACATCGTCGACGACACGACGGCCGCGCTCGCCGGTAACGCCGACGCGACCACGGTTCTCGTGAACGGCGTTGCGACGCCGATCGTGCGCACCACCAATGCGGTCGTGACGACGGACTTCAACAACCGGTTCGTCAGCCACTCGCTCCTGGCGTCGTTGATCTTCAACTTCGGCGCGCCGCGCGAAGCCGCTCCGCCGCCGCCGCCCCCGCCGCCGCCGCCGCCCCCGCCGCCCCCGGCTCCGGCGACTCAGACCTGCCCGGATGGGTCGGTGGTGCTTGCGACGGACACCTGCCCGGCGCCCCCGCCGCCGCCGCCCCCGCCGCCGCCCGCTCCCGAGCGTGGCTAA
- the secE gene encoding preprotein translocase subunit SecE, with protein sequence MAKTSPGEFARQVRAEARKVVWPTGKETWMTAVMVAIMTSILAIFFFGVDSVFAFIVQRLLGLLG encoded by the coding sequence GTGGCCAAGACGTCCCCCGGAGAATTCGCCCGCCAGGTCCGGGCCGAAGCCCGCAAGGTGGTGTGGCCGACCGGCAAGGAAACCTGGATGACCGCCGTGATGGTGGCCATCATGACCAGCATCCTTGCCATCTTCTTCTTCGGCGTCGACAGCGTCTTCGCCTTCATTGTCCAGAGGCTGCTCGGCCTTCTCGGCTGA
- the pip gene encoding prolyl aminopeptidase, which yields MTDLRTLYAPIEPYESGMLPVGNGHQLYWEKCGNPSGKPVVFLHGGPGGGAGPNHRRQFDPERYNILVFDQRGCGRSTPFASLEANTTQHLVADIERLRTEVMGCERWQVFGGSWGSTLSLAYAEAHPDRVTELVLRGVFLFGQSEVDWLYREGGASSIYPDGWEEFVSVIPEGERGDLLEAYHRRLTSEDEAVQLQAAKAWSKWEGVTVTLLPSPETLEDFTEPRKAIAVARIENHYMRHGGWLEEGQLLRGVERIRHIPCIIVQGRHDSCTPPVAAWALHRAWPEAELQIMADGGHLYSEPGILDGLIRATDRFAS from the coding sequence ATGACGGACCTTCGAACGCTTTACGCGCCGATCGAACCCTATGAGAGCGGCATGCTGCCGGTCGGTAACGGCCACCAGCTATACTGGGAAAAGTGCGGAAATCCCAGCGGAAAGCCGGTCGTCTTCCTGCATGGCGGACCTGGCGGGGGTGCCGGCCCGAACCATCGCCGGCAGTTTGATCCCGAACGCTACAACATCCTTGTCTTCGACCAGCGTGGCTGCGGACGCTCGACACCGTTCGCCAGCCTGGAAGCGAACACCACGCAGCACCTCGTCGCCGATATCGAGCGGCTGCGCACGGAAGTGATGGGCTGCGAGCGCTGGCAGGTGTTCGGCGGGAGCTGGGGATCGACCCTGTCGCTGGCCTATGCCGAAGCCCATCCCGACCGCGTTACCGAGCTCGTGCTGCGCGGCGTGTTCCTGTTCGGCCAGTCCGAGGTGGACTGGCTTTATCGAGAGGGCGGCGCGTCGAGCATCTATCCCGACGGCTGGGAGGAGTTCGTTTCCGTCATCCCCGAAGGCGAGCGCGGCGACCTTCTCGAAGCCTATCACCGCCGCCTGACCAGCGAGGACGAAGCCGTCCAGCTGCAGGCCGCGAAGGCGTGGAGCAAGTGGGAGGGCGTCACCGTCACCCTCCTCCCCAGCCCCGAGACGCTGGAAGACTTCACCGAACCCAGGAAGGCAATCGCGGTGGCGCGGATCGAGAACCACTACATGCGCCACGGCGGCTGGCTCGAGGAAGGGCAGCTGCTCCGGGGCGTCGAGCGCATCCGCCACATCCCCTGCATCATCGTTCAGGGCCGCCACGACAGCTGCACGCCGCCGGTCGCGGCCTGGGCGCTCCATCGCGCCTGGCCGGAAGCCGAGCTGCAGATCATGGCCGACGGCGGCCACCTGTACAGTGAACCCGGCATCCTCGATGGCCTGATCCGCGCCACCGACCGGTTCGCAAGCTAG
- the rplQ gene encoding 50S ribosomal protein L17: MRHRVGGRKLQRTSAHRAALFRNMAAALIKHEQITTTLAKAKELRPYTEKLITLAKKGGLSNRRLAHGRLLDDAQLTKLFDVLAERYAGRNGGYTRVVKAGIRFSDAAPMAIIEFVDRDVSAKGQDSGPVMVDDEDDQQAA, from the coding sequence ATGCGCCATCGTGTTGGCGGACGTAAGCTTCAGCGCACCTCGGCTCACCGCGCCGCCCTGTTCCGGAACATGGCCGCCGCGCTCATCAAGCACGAGCAGATCACCACCACCCTCGCCAAGGCCAAGGAACTGCGGCCCTACACCGAGAAGCTGATCACGCTCGCCAAGAAGGGCGGCCTGTCGAACCGCCGCCTGGCGCACGGCCGGCTGCTCGACGACGCGCAGCTGACCAAGCTGTTTGACGTGCTGGCCGAGCGTTACGCCGGCCGCAACGGCGGCTACACCCGCGTCGTCAAGGCCGGCATCCGCTTCTCGGACGCGGCGCCGATGGCGATCATCGAATTCGTCGACCGTGACGTCTCGGCCAAGGGTCAGGACTCGGGTCCGGTGATGGTCGACGACGAGGACGATCAGCAGGCCGCGTAA